Proteins from one Camelina sativa cultivar DH55 chromosome 8, Cs, whole genome shotgun sequence genomic window:
- the LOC104708321 gene encoding uncharacterized protein LOC104708321 encodes MQQNSFFPGCYFSNRDNTDARTGWSLCPAQNTDSVLTNNSYGVNLNVDDDTLSLLYGDLYLSQVKDSLRHTMLVHESVFGSQIYELHRLYRRQKELMMEMEGTQHQNALYLNPAFPIPRAHWMSSSISAYQTRYLPHEEDIPYHMEAERLVDNNVEKFEKKLLDLEVPVFEYNDMHGGVHDAPNFLKEQSLRRSLDSGKLQLDLNEPAKIEEHSDNVFSQFLSPVTSNGIREGSDTKNEGESSLKGFNGMNEAQGSVKCREDNVIDLNMSPLSSDDEVTTIVQKFETEKRHECSSVTVHGKHSSNQPRVNVQALPCSTSTLLLDKRFKSFMRGSRSKKKVKLCQSNKTFKGSNNDPHLSAQASSESQSNQTSMQKGSLSSLSEAKSAEKGTNLGKKRCCKSQMKSSKGQKVVARKSGRIKRKKSRKISLVREGNYQEVCAAEAIVHMSRKSATDYITSLGRNLLWFAEISSSVAKMQREKKLEEHETGLRWNSSDKGAAVSSVVLGKQRGSRARQGKPKCKDDQDDDNASIGTFSECEANEDMQVLGKLIEASELKWNCRFLKNKRKSSPPKPIDAFTFWGEEKTGVYWGALKKRRRSSRIPAANFTHMIINQVV; translated from the exons atgcaGCAGAACAGCTTTTTCCCGGGGTGCTATTTCTCAAACCGTGACAATACGGATGCGAGAACTGGCTGGAGTTTGTGTCCTGCACAGAACACTGATTCGGTCTTAACCAATAATAGTTACGGCGTGAACCtgaatgttgatgatgatacaCTCTCTTTGTTGTATGGTGATCTTTATCTTAGCCAAGTGAAAGATTCGTTGAGACACACCATGCTTGTACATGAATCTGTCTTTGGAAGTCag ATCTATGAGCTTCATCGTCTGTACCGAAGGCAGAAGGAATTGATGATGGAAATGGAGGGAACTCAACATCAAAACGCCTTGTACTTAAATCCTGCTTTCCCTATCCCTAGAGCACACTGGATGAGTTCGAGCATCTCTGCTTATCAAACTAGGTATTTGCCTCATGAAGAAGACATTCCTTACCATATGGAAGCTGAGCGTCTTGTAGATAACAATGTTGAGAAGTTTGAGAAGAAGCTCTTGGATCTGGAAGTACCAGTTTTTGAGTATAATGATATGCATGGAGGAGTCCATGATGCTCCAAACTTTTTGAAAGAGCAATCTCTGAGAAGGTCTTTGGATTCGGGTAAGCTACAACTTGATTTGAATGAACCGGCCAAGATCGAGGAACATTCAGATAATGTGTTCAGTCAGTTCTTGAGTCCAGTTACATCAAATGGGATTAGAGAAGGTTCTGATACAAAGAATGAGGGAGAAAGTTCATTAAAAGGTTTCAACGGGATGAATGAAGCGCAAGGATCTGTTAAATGTCGAGAAG ATAACGTAATTGACTTGAATATGTCTCCCCTTTCATCTGACGATGAAGTAACAACCATTGTTCAGAAGTTTGAAACCGAGAAACGACATGAGTGTTCATCGGTTACGGTTCATGGAAAACACAGTTCAAATCAGCCGCGAGTGAATGTTCAAGCTCTACCATGTTCAACTAGCACTTTACTTTTGGACAAGCGATTTAAGTCATTCATGAGAGGCTCAAGgtcaaagaagaaggtaaaactTTGTCAAAGCAACAAAACTTTCAAAGGCTCAAACAATGACCCGCACTTGAGTGCTCAAGCCAGCTCAGAATCTCAAAGCAATCAAACGAGTATGCAGAAAGGGAGTTTAAGTTCTTTGTCTGAGGCAAAATCTGCAGAAAAGGGGACCAATTTAGGAAAGAAAAGGTGTTGTAAATCACAAATGAAGTCCAGTAAGGGTCAAAAAGTAGTTGCGAGAAAGAGTGGAAGAATTAAACGGAAGAAGAGCAGAAAGATATCTCTTGTTAGAGAGGGAAATTATCAAGAAGTGTGTGCAGCTGAGGCTATAGTACATATGTCTAGAAAGTCAGCCACTGATTATATTACTTCCTTGGGCAGAAATCTTCTTTGGTTCGCCGAGATTTCTTCTTCGGTTGCAAAGAtgcaaagagagaagaagctagAGGAGCACGAGACAGGTCTGAGATGGAACTCTTCAGACAAAGGAGCAGCAGTCTCTAGCGTTGTCCTTGGGAAGCAGAGGGGAAGCCGGGCCAGGCAGGGAAAGCCGAAATGCAAAGATGACCAGGACGATGATAACGCGAGTATAGGCACATTTTCAGAATGTGAAGCCAATGAGGATATGCAGGTACTAGGAAAGCTAATTGAAGCATCTGAACTAAAGTGGAATTGCAGGTTCCTCAAGAACAAGCGCAAAAGCTCTCCTCCTAAACCAATAGATGCTTTTACTTTTTGGGGGGAAGAAAAAACAGGCGTTTATTGGGGAGCTTTGAAAAAGCGAAGACGAAGCTCTAGAATTCCTGCTGCTAATTTTACTCACATGATCATCAACCAAGTAGTATAG